In a single window of the Magnolia sinica isolate HGM2019 chromosome 7, MsV1, whole genome shotgun sequence genome:
- the LOC131251793 gene encoding phosphoinositide phosphatase SAC3-like isoform X2, protein MEAENEPRARIERESDPRSFFLQKFKLYETRSKFYMIGRDKSRTMWRVLKIDRLDPSELNIREDSTTYSEVECYDLLKRIHEGNRSTGGLKFVTTCYGIVGFIKFLGPYYMLLITKRRQIGTICGHAVYAVTKSEMITIPNSTVRSNMANSKNENRYKKLLCTVDLTKDFFFSYSYHVMRSLQKNLCDGETGQVLYETMFVWNEFLTRGIRNHLKNTLWTVALVYGFFKQAKLSISGKDFKLTLIARRSRHYAGTRYLKRGVNEKGRVANDVETEQIVFEDVPEGCPAQISSVVQNRGSIPLFWSQETSRLNIKPDIILHKKDVNYEATRLHFENLAKRYGSPIIILNLIKTREKKPRESILRSEFASAIDTINKDLSEGNRLRFLHWDLHKHSRSKATNVLALLGKVATYALDLTGFFYCQVTPSLRLEGALKWQFSEKDDARNYPQSISNNNTGDTDFSETETQQDSTVVSKNYPVKPPMFQKGVLRTNCIDCLDRTNVAQYAYGLAALGHQLYALGYIDVPKVDLDAPLADDLMRFYERMGDTLAHQYGGSAAHNKIFSERRGQWKAATQSQEFFRTLQRYYSNACMDAEKQDAINVFLGHFQPQQGKPALWELDSDQHHNFGRHDDKITEKYASSIKRSLSDGNILCESNTPVSGTNIGQKKLPNSALSERTNQEGTSKDLSDSTNEISTCGSDISYSRYTPSMARRQLFTDIQRDRCLESYPIYFNEHGVGDSNFLDLDWLSSSGNSCEEETYERSALINSPISTLSSENVVSGMNVETTPPSSEHGSSMRGREETEMEFSFDVAHNPDALREFSDSFVNWVIHGETLCH, encoded by the exons ATGGAGGCAGAGAACGAGCCGCGGGCTCGGATCGAAAGGGAGTCGGATCCGAGGAGCTTCTTCTTGCAGAAATTCAAACTCTACGAGACTCGATCG AAATTTTATATGATAGGAAGAGACAAGAGTAGAACTATGTGGAGAGTGTTAAAGATTGACAGATTGGACCCATCTGAGTTGAACATTCGCGAGGATTCTACAACGTACTCAGAAGTTGAATGTTACGATCTGTTGAAGCGGATCCATGAAGGGAATAGGTCCACCGGTGGGCTGAAATTCGTCACCACCTGTTATGGCATTGTGG gGTTCATTAAGTTTTTGGGGCCTTACTACATGCTGCTTATCACAAAAAGAAGGCAGATTGGAACAATTTGTGGTCATGCAGTATATGCCGTCACTAAAAGCGAGATGATAACCATTCCGAATTCTACTGTGCGATCCAATATGGCTAATTCTAAGAATGAGAACAG ATACAAGAAGCTCCTGTGCACAGTGGACCTTACAAAGGACTTCTTTTTCAGCTACTCATACCATGTCATGCGTAGTCTTCAAAAGAACTTATGTGATGGTGAGACAGGACAAGTCCTCTACGAAACAATGTTTGTCTGGAATGAATTTTTAACACGTGGAATTCGGAATCACCTCAAGAACACCCTCTGGACTGTAGCATTGGTTTATGGCTTCTTTAAACAG GCTAAACTTTCAATATCAGGGAAGGATTTTAAGCTGACACTCATTGCTAGGCGATCACGTCATTATGCTGGCACCAG GTACCTAAAACGGGGTGTAAATGAGAAGGGAAGAGTTGCTAATGATGTAGAGACGGAACAAATTGTGTTTGAAGATGTTCCTGAAGGCTGTCCAGCGCAAATAAGTTCTGTTGTGCAGAATAGGGGCTCAATACCCCTTTTTTGGTCCCAGGAAACTTCACGCCTGAATATTAAGCCTGATATCATAT TGCATAAGAAGGATGTAAACTATGAGGCTACTCGGCTTCATTTTGAGAATCTAGCCAAGAGATACGGGAGTCCTATAATCATTCTGAATTTGATAAAG ACGCGTGAGAAGAAGCCTCGAGAATCCATTCTCCGGTCAGAGTTTGCTAGTGCAATCGATACTATTAACAAGGACCTTTCTGAGGGGAACCGCCTGAGATTCCTACACTGGGATCTGCACAAACATTCAAGAAG CAAAGCTACAAATGTGTTGGCGTTATTAGGCAAAGTGGCTACATATGCATTAGACTTAACTGGCTTCTTTTATTGTCAAGTTACCCCATCTCTGAGACTTGAGGGAGCTCTAAAATGGCAATTCTCTGA AAAGGATGATGCTAGGAACTATCCTCAAAGTATTTCCAACAACAACACAGGGGACACTGATTTCTCTGAAACAGAAACCCAGCAAGATTCCACTGTTGTCAGCAAAAATTACCCTGTCAAACCACCTATGTTCCAAAAAGGTGTCCTCAGAACCAATTGCATAGACTGCTTAGATCGGACAAATGTTGCACAATATGCCTATGGTTTGGCTGCTCTTGGTCATCAGCTTTATGCCTTGGGTTACATAGATGTCCCAAAAGTTGATCTAGATGCTCCATTGGCTGATGATTTGATGAGGTTTTATGAAAGAATGGGTGACACACTTGCACACCAGTATGGTGGTTCTGCTGCCCACAACAAG ATATTCTCTGAAAGAAGAGGCCAATGGAAAGCAGCAACGCAGTCGCAGGAGTTCTTCAGGACCCTTCAGAGATACTACAGCAATGCTTGCATGGATGCCGAAAAACAAGATGCTATAAATGT GTTCTTGGGGCACTTCCAACCCCAGCAGGGCAAACCAGCACTTTGGGAGCTAGACTCAGACCAGCATCACAATTTTGGAAGGCATGATGATAAAATTACTGAGAAATATGCCAG TTCTATAAAACGATCCCTATCAGATGGCAACATTTTATGTGAAAGCAACACGCCTGTCTCTGGCACAAATATTGGACAGAAGAAACTTCCCAATTCGGCATTGTCTGAAAGAACAAATCAAGAGGGGACTAGCAAGGATCTATCTGATTCCACTAATGAAATTTCAACTTGTGGAAGTGATATATCGTATTCGAG GTACACACCCTCGATGGCTCGCAGGCAGCTTTTCACAGACATACAAAGGGATCGATGCCTTGAGAGTTATCCTATTTACTTCAACGAACACGGCGTGGGAGACTCAAATTTCCTTGACCTGGATTGGCTTTCTTCTTCTGGGAACTCATGTGAGGAGGAAACGTATGAGAG GTCTGCTCTCATCAACTCCCCGATTTCAACCCTTTCATCGGAAAATGTTGTCTCCGGCATGAATGTGGAAACAACTCCACCTTCTAGCGAACATGGATCCAGCATGAGG GGAAGAGAGGAAACAGAGATGGAATTTTCCTTTGACGTGGCCCACAATCCAGACGCGCTCAGAGAATTTTCTGACAGTTTTGTGAACTGGGTCATCCATGGAGAGACCCTGTGCCATTAA
- the LOC131251793 gene encoding phosphoinositide phosphatase SAC3-like isoform X1, with amino-acid sequence MEAENEPRARIERESDPRSFFLQKFKLYETRSKFYMIGRDKSRTMWRVLKIDRLDPSELNIREDSTTYSEVECYDLLKRIHEGNRSTGGLKFVTTCYGIVGFIKFLGPYYMLLITKRRQIGTICGHAVYAVTKSEMITIPNSTVRSNMANSKNENRYKKLLCTVDLTKDFFFSYSYHVMRSLQKNLCDGETGQVLYETMFVWNEFLTRGIRNHLKNTLWTVALVYGFFKQAKLSISGKDFKLTLIARRSRHYAGTRYLKRGVNEKGRVANDVETEQIVFEDVPEGCPAQISSVVQNRGSIPLFWSQETSRLNIKPDIILHKKDVNYEATRLHFENLAKRYGSPIIILNLIKTREKKPRESILRSEFASAIDTINKDLSEGNRLRFLHWDLHKHSRSKATNVLALLGKVATYALDLTGFFYCQVTPSLRLEGALKWQFSEKDDARNYPQSISNNNTGDTDFSETETQQDSTVVSKNYPVKPPMFQKGVLRTNCIDCLDRTNVAQYAYGLAALGHQLYALGYIDVPKVDLDAPLADDLMRFYERMGDTLAHQYGGSAAHNKIFSERRGQWKAATQSQEFFRTLQRYYSNACMDAEKQDAINVFLGHFQPQQGKPALWELDSDQHHNFGRHDDKITEKYASSIKRSLSDGNILCESNTPVSGTNIGQKKLPNSALSERTNQEGTSKDLSDSTNEISTCGSDISYSRYTPSMARRQLFTDIQRDRCLESYPIYFNEHGVGDSNFLDLDWLSSSGNSCEEETYERSALINSPISTLSSENVVSGMNVETTPPSSEHGSSMRAPTHQLPWWHSWWDPELLVKGREETEMEFSFDVAHNPDALREFSDSFVNWVIHGETLCH; translated from the exons ATGGAGGCAGAGAACGAGCCGCGGGCTCGGATCGAAAGGGAGTCGGATCCGAGGAGCTTCTTCTTGCAGAAATTCAAACTCTACGAGACTCGATCG AAATTTTATATGATAGGAAGAGACAAGAGTAGAACTATGTGGAGAGTGTTAAAGATTGACAGATTGGACCCATCTGAGTTGAACATTCGCGAGGATTCTACAACGTACTCAGAAGTTGAATGTTACGATCTGTTGAAGCGGATCCATGAAGGGAATAGGTCCACCGGTGGGCTGAAATTCGTCACCACCTGTTATGGCATTGTGG gGTTCATTAAGTTTTTGGGGCCTTACTACATGCTGCTTATCACAAAAAGAAGGCAGATTGGAACAATTTGTGGTCATGCAGTATATGCCGTCACTAAAAGCGAGATGATAACCATTCCGAATTCTACTGTGCGATCCAATATGGCTAATTCTAAGAATGAGAACAG ATACAAGAAGCTCCTGTGCACAGTGGACCTTACAAAGGACTTCTTTTTCAGCTACTCATACCATGTCATGCGTAGTCTTCAAAAGAACTTATGTGATGGTGAGACAGGACAAGTCCTCTACGAAACAATGTTTGTCTGGAATGAATTTTTAACACGTGGAATTCGGAATCACCTCAAGAACACCCTCTGGACTGTAGCATTGGTTTATGGCTTCTTTAAACAG GCTAAACTTTCAATATCAGGGAAGGATTTTAAGCTGACACTCATTGCTAGGCGATCACGTCATTATGCTGGCACCAG GTACCTAAAACGGGGTGTAAATGAGAAGGGAAGAGTTGCTAATGATGTAGAGACGGAACAAATTGTGTTTGAAGATGTTCCTGAAGGCTGTCCAGCGCAAATAAGTTCTGTTGTGCAGAATAGGGGCTCAATACCCCTTTTTTGGTCCCAGGAAACTTCACGCCTGAATATTAAGCCTGATATCATAT TGCATAAGAAGGATGTAAACTATGAGGCTACTCGGCTTCATTTTGAGAATCTAGCCAAGAGATACGGGAGTCCTATAATCATTCTGAATTTGATAAAG ACGCGTGAGAAGAAGCCTCGAGAATCCATTCTCCGGTCAGAGTTTGCTAGTGCAATCGATACTATTAACAAGGACCTTTCTGAGGGGAACCGCCTGAGATTCCTACACTGGGATCTGCACAAACATTCAAGAAG CAAAGCTACAAATGTGTTGGCGTTATTAGGCAAAGTGGCTACATATGCATTAGACTTAACTGGCTTCTTTTATTGTCAAGTTACCCCATCTCTGAGACTTGAGGGAGCTCTAAAATGGCAATTCTCTGA AAAGGATGATGCTAGGAACTATCCTCAAAGTATTTCCAACAACAACACAGGGGACACTGATTTCTCTGAAACAGAAACCCAGCAAGATTCCACTGTTGTCAGCAAAAATTACCCTGTCAAACCACCTATGTTCCAAAAAGGTGTCCTCAGAACCAATTGCATAGACTGCTTAGATCGGACAAATGTTGCACAATATGCCTATGGTTTGGCTGCTCTTGGTCATCAGCTTTATGCCTTGGGTTACATAGATGTCCCAAAAGTTGATCTAGATGCTCCATTGGCTGATGATTTGATGAGGTTTTATGAAAGAATGGGTGACACACTTGCACACCAGTATGGTGGTTCTGCTGCCCACAACAAG ATATTCTCTGAAAGAAGAGGCCAATGGAAAGCAGCAACGCAGTCGCAGGAGTTCTTCAGGACCCTTCAGAGATACTACAGCAATGCTTGCATGGATGCCGAAAAACAAGATGCTATAAATGT GTTCTTGGGGCACTTCCAACCCCAGCAGGGCAAACCAGCACTTTGGGAGCTAGACTCAGACCAGCATCACAATTTTGGAAGGCATGATGATAAAATTACTGAGAAATATGCCAG TTCTATAAAACGATCCCTATCAGATGGCAACATTTTATGTGAAAGCAACACGCCTGTCTCTGGCACAAATATTGGACAGAAGAAACTTCCCAATTCGGCATTGTCTGAAAGAACAAATCAAGAGGGGACTAGCAAGGATCTATCTGATTCCACTAATGAAATTTCAACTTGTGGAAGTGATATATCGTATTCGAG GTACACACCCTCGATGGCTCGCAGGCAGCTTTTCACAGACATACAAAGGGATCGATGCCTTGAGAGTTATCCTATTTACTTCAACGAACACGGCGTGGGAGACTCAAATTTCCTTGACCTGGATTGGCTTTCTTCTTCTGGGAACTCATGTGAGGAGGAAACGTATGAGAG GTCTGCTCTCATCAACTCCCCGATTTCAACCCTTTCATCGGAAAATGTTGTCTCCGGCATGAATGTGGAAACAACTCCACCTTCTAGCGAACATGGATCCAGCATGAGG GCCCCAACACATCAGCTGCCGTGGTGGCACTCATGGTGGGATCCAGAGTTATTGGTAAAG GGAAGAGAGGAAACAGAGATGGAATTTTCCTTTGACGTGGCCCACAATCCAGACGCGCTCAGAGAATTTTCTGACAGTTTTGTGAACTGGGTCATCCATGGAGAGACCCTGTGCCATTAA
- the LOC131251793 gene encoding phosphoinositide phosphatase SAC3-like isoform X3 has product MKQGVGVEEFRYKKLLCTVDLTKDFFFSYSYHVMRSLQKNLCDGETGQVLYETMFVWNEFLTRGIRNHLKNTLWTVALVYGFFKQAKLSISGKDFKLTLIARRSRHYAGTRYLKRGVNEKGRVANDVETEQIVFEDVPEGCPAQISSVVQNRGSIPLFWSQETSRLNIKPDIILHKKDVNYEATRLHFENLAKRYGSPIIILNLIKTREKKPRESILRSEFASAIDTINKDLSEGNRLRFLHWDLHKHSRSKATNVLALLGKVATYALDLTGFFYCQVTPSLRLEGALKWQFSEKDDARNYPQSISNNNTGDTDFSETETQQDSTVVSKNYPVKPPMFQKGVLRTNCIDCLDRTNVAQYAYGLAALGHQLYALGYIDVPKVDLDAPLADDLMRFYERMGDTLAHQYGGSAAHNKIFSERRGQWKAATQSQEFFRTLQRYYSNACMDAEKQDAINVFLGHFQPQQGKPALWELDSDQHHNFGRHDDKITEKYASSIKRSLSDGNILCESNTPVSGTNIGQKKLPNSALSERTNQEGTSKDLSDSTNEISTCGSDISYSRYTPSMARRQLFTDIQRDRCLESYPIYFNEHGVGDSNFLDLDWLSSSGNSCEEETYERSALINSPISTLSSENVVSGMNVETTPPSSEHGSSMRAPTHQLPWWHSWWDPELLVKGREETEMEFSFDVAHNPDALREFSDSFVNWVIHGETLCH; this is encoded by the exons atgaAACAAGGTGTTGGAGTTGAGGAATTCAG ATACAAGAAGCTCCTGTGCACAGTGGACCTTACAAAGGACTTCTTTTTCAGCTACTCATACCATGTCATGCGTAGTCTTCAAAAGAACTTATGTGATGGTGAGACAGGACAAGTCCTCTACGAAACAATGTTTGTCTGGAATGAATTTTTAACACGTGGAATTCGGAATCACCTCAAGAACACCCTCTGGACTGTAGCATTGGTTTATGGCTTCTTTAAACAG GCTAAACTTTCAATATCAGGGAAGGATTTTAAGCTGACACTCATTGCTAGGCGATCACGTCATTATGCTGGCACCAG GTACCTAAAACGGGGTGTAAATGAGAAGGGAAGAGTTGCTAATGATGTAGAGACGGAACAAATTGTGTTTGAAGATGTTCCTGAAGGCTGTCCAGCGCAAATAAGTTCTGTTGTGCAGAATAGGGGCTCAATACCCCTTTTTTGGTCCCAGGAAACTTCACGCCTGAATATTAAGCCTGATATCATAT TGCATAAGAAGGATGTAAACTATGAGGCTACTCGGCTTCATTTTGAGAATCTAGCCAAGAGATACGGGAGTCCTATAATCATTCTGAATTTGATAAAG ACGCGTGAGAAGAAGCCTCGAGAATCCATTCTCCGGTCAGAGTTTGCTAGTGCAATCGATACTATTAACAAGGACCTTTCTGAGGGGAACCGCCTGAGATTCCTACACTGGGATCTGCACAAACATTCAAGAAG CAAAGCTACAAATGTGTTGGCGTTATTAGGCAAAGTGGCTACATATGCATTAGACTTAACTGGCTTCTTTTATTGTCAAGTTACCCCATCTCTGAGACTTGAGGGAGCTCTAAAATGGCAATTCTCTGA AAAGGATGATGCTAGGAACTATCCTCAAAGTATTTCCAACAACAACACAGGGGACACTGATTTCTCTGAAACAGAAACCCAGCAAGATTCCACTGTTGTCAGCAAAAATTACCCTGTCAAACCACCTATGTTCCAAAAAGGTGTCCTCAGAACCAATTGCATAGACTGCTTAGATCGGACAAATGTTGCACAATATGCCTATGGTTTGGCTGCTCTTGGTCATCAGCTTTATGCCTTGGGTTACATAGATGTCCCAAAAGTTGATCTAGATGCTCCATTGGCTGATGATTTGATGAGGTTTTATGAAAGAATGGGTGACACACTTGCACACCAGTATGGTGGTTCTGCTGCCCACAACAAG ATATTCTCTGAAAGAAGAGGCCAATGGAAAGCAGCAACGCAGTCGCAGGAGTTCTTCAGGACCCTTCAGAGATACTACAGCAATGCTTGCATGGATGCCGAAAAACAAGATGCTATAAATGT GTTCTTGGGGCACTTCCAACCCCAGCAGGGCAAACCAGCACTTTGGGAGCTAGACTCAGACCAGCATCACAATTTTGGAAGGCATGATGATAAAATTACTGAGAAATATGCCAG TTCTATAAAACGATCCCTATCAGATGGCAACATTTTATGTGAAAGCAACACGCCTGTCTCTGGCACAAATATTGGACAGAAGAAACTTCCCAATTCGGCATTGTCTGAAAGAACAAATCAAGAGGGGACTAGCAAGGATCTATCTGATTCCACTAATGAAATTTCAACTTGTGGAAGTGATATATCGTATTCGAG GTACACACCCTCGATGGCTCGCAGGCAGCTTTTCACAGACATACAAAGGGATCGATGCCTTGAGAGTTATCCTATTTACTTCAACGAACACGGCGTGGGAGACTCAAATTTCCTTGACCTGGATTGGCTTTCTTCTTCTGGGAACTCATGTGAGGAGGAAACGTATGAGAG GTCTGCTCTCATCAACTCCCCGATTTCAACCCTTTCATCGGAAAATGTTGTCTCCGGCATGAATGTGGAAACAACTCCACCTTCTAGCGAACATGGATCCAGCATGAGG GCCCCAACACATCAGCTGCCGTGGTGGCACTCATGGTGGGATCCAGAGTTATTGGTAAAG GGAAGAGAGGAAACAGAGATGGAATTTTCCTTTGACGTGGCCCACAATCCAGACGCGCTCAGAGAATTTTCTGACAGTTTTGTGAACTGGGTCATCCATGGAGAGACCCTGTGCCATTAA